In the genome of Urocitellus parryii isolate mUroPar1 chromosome 7, mUroPar1.hap1, whole genome shotgun sequence, the window tAGATTAGCATCTCCATGTTTGCTGTGAGCTGCTTCATTAAAATATCCTTGGAATGGGCtcagggccttggggacattttgAATTCCCCTTATCCTGGACTCCATCCTCAATATAgtgttcattcttgattttactggatattagaccagatttacctaactacacaaATTACATATCTGTAAGTCTGGCTCCACTACCAAGGATATGGCTAAGTAGtacagtatccctgagttcacataactttaacaaaataataataatgaagaaagtaaaaataaaagaatgtcaaaataaaaattagctacCTAAAAAGGAAATTAGGTACCCAAAAATGACAGCTCCtttcctgcaggaaaatggagatttgattttgataattattcaaCCTGTCAATCTCCAGCATCTGGTAAGACACTGGGCTGCAGGAACACATCTGCCACATagtattttatgcattttctgaGGATGCCCTTTGAGCATAAGGAAGGCAGCAAAGAGTCTGTGCCACTGACATGTTCCCCACCTGGTTGGCCAGTAGGACTGAGGACATAGTGGCCCAGTGGAGGAGTTAAGCCTGCAGACTCCAGAGACTACCCAGAGTCCCAAACTGCTAGCTCCTGTTTTCAATACAGCCAGTCTTGTGGTTCCAATAGtcttcctcccccagcctctcttGCTAGGCCAATGAacactcaccatttcctgctTCTCAGTAGTAGGGCTACTTGGGATCCTCAGTTGCTGCATCTCAGAACAACCTGTGATGCTGAGGTGTGAGACTACAGATTGCAAAAATGGAGGACTCAGGAGATAAGAAGTGAAAGCCCACCCTGATGACACACAATTGGATAGTTCCCACAAAATATTCTTGATTGGAAGGGGCTTCAGATAATGAACATTGAATCTGAGAGAAGTGAGCCGTTTTTTTGAGTGACAGGGAATATTATCCAATCCAGGCATGAATACGGGCTAGAATCTCAGGTCGTTGAGtgctgtttgttgttgttgttattgttgtttgtttgttttttgttttttaatctgagaAATGTACCCCAGAGTCTCAGGATGctgttattttaagacaaggttgTTTTCCCATAAGTGGGAACTAACCCAAccaaaagaacattttcatttaaacttacatATAAAGTCACTTCAGTTTATGGATTATTTATGCTTGTATATTATTcaggaattaatataaaataatgacaataattaacaaattttatttattttttgatctctgttctttttaggtaACAAATTGAACTTTGAACTGGGAAGAAAACCCCTAAAGTAAAAAagcccaataaaaaaaaacaacacaaaaggggctgggattgtggctcagcagtagagtgctcacctcccatgtgcaagatcctgggatcaatcctcagtaccacataaaaataaataagtgcaataaaggtattgtgtccagctacagctaaaaaaaaatacataaaaaaaccaTAAGGTATaggtgagaaaccagcctctacctcagagcaaagactgTCCAATGAAGGGGGCATGAATCTTGTCCCTGGAAAGACACACAGAGCCCTCCTAGGAACATACCCATCCTGcagagttgtttatctacaaataacaggagagatctgctgtgcctggtttccctgactcagtcaggctaggtggggacccagagcaaccccctagcagccacaaATCAGCATGACACAGGGAAAAtatctgggatgccagatgactctcccagtagtttatggtggttgataacattttGGGAAACCATATAGTTAGGCATAtactcccctcatggcctaagccaatctgttcaaatgaatccccatcTTGTACTAACAAAAATCATGCTTACCCAGCTTGtacccaccagtgaatgtgctaatcatgttttagagttgtttatgATTTTCCAAAGGTATGTGATGATTTTCTAAGAGAAGCTATGATATATGGGTGGTTTCTGCTTTCCCCAAAGAGTTATAAAACTGCTACAAACCCCGGGCTCAGCCCCcagtttctttgtgtgtggagaactgagctagcttgcaataaacacgtCTGTGGTGCTTACATCAAtattggtctctggtggtcttttggaggTCCCGTATTTGAGCATAAAAGTCTCTCCTGAAACCCATGGGAAAAGAATTCAGCACTCCAGTTCTCTAGGACtgtagttttatagcacaaaaagttacaaaagaaGGGTGACTTGAGAAATTACACGAATAACAGGATTTTCACAAGCATAATACAATGACACTtagtaggttaatggtctaaatggttTATCACTTAGGGAGTAACTTTAGAtcacaacatcagaatttatgatgcaccactaaagtttcagagtgaGTTGTTATTTAGTCAGgaaaagccagaatttatgagtcatcactaaagtttcagggagggttgttatctcatcagggaaaaccagacatgggtgagttcaaggcactggTAGGCATTTCAAAGTATATGTTTCATACTTTAACAagtataagaattaaattattaatattaattactactaatttttaaaagactgaataaaatAGGATATTagatatttcttattaaatgcataaaaattttaattaatatattgagaatataaacatggaaaattttgacaatgataaaaagacatttaatataagGGATTCAATATTATAAATCCCTCATGTTCAGTGGGTCAGtccttcaatgatttttttccattttttttaggtCATTTTGAATTACACTTATGCAAATGTTTGTTAAGtatacaaatttaagattttgtattttgtaaagtagaaaaatggcaGATTTGAGCTCCTTTCAGGATTTTAAAACTCATAGGCCATGTGGGGCATCTTAGCaccttttttcatatttgcacCGAGTCCAATTCTAGAGAAGAATGAGTTGGAGATATAGTCTAATGTCCTGAGCAAAAGAGAAATTTCTGTAGGatatttctaaagcttttaacttttctaacttttcagaatatttggtgatttgaaaaaaaatatattttaagaaatgaattgtttgaaattaattatcTACCTTTGctgcattatttttcactttcattgattttttgaaGAACTAACAAAATAGAATTCCAAAAGTGTTCCATGTAAATTTAAAGGTATATTTCTAATAATCAAGatagaaaacagaagcaaaacatcatctaGTTTGGTGGTTCTGCCTCAAACTAAAgggttacttatttattttgctattattcactaggttcctgaggttgcagaaatcaccaaccaacacagagaaaagtctttttagtttgtttctcacaaCCAATTCCAGATAAAATACACTAGTATCACTGTAGTTTCAGACCAAAGggtgtttctaaataataaaaatatgtatacataaatatataaataaatataaaataaaatataatattagatttttttcctggataatcATTCTGTACATATTTCCATTTAGACACAGTTCTGGGACCAAAATGTCACAAATAAGACATAATTCCTATATTGCTACATAGAGTAATTAAGGCACATACTAATAGCTTGGTATAAAACTTGGCAGAGAGACATAAATAACTACAGAACATCATAGAGAATTATACCTAAGAGCTATGTAGCAAATCCATGGTCTTTAAGTACATGAAGAGACAAGTTATCATACcaaattttataactcagttgctgctaatatacagagatagagatatttattaagagatggttttatgtagatttttggtttaaaaagggaaagatcaaATAATGGAGGTTATTTAAACATgagcaataatatttttctgcattcagtACTTTTTCTAcagatatatgaattataattaattccaaccagtaaaatgcagaaatagtgtAAAAATTATTCACTAGgagtaaaactacttaaaaagaGAACCAAAACTTCCATTCCTGTCCAAATGTTTACTCCTGACAAAAAGACAGCTTCTTTTGAACCATTTCTGCAGATATGatttttctgtaataaatattttggtgacTGTTTTgaatattacttaatatatttatgcttcacattttctcttttgtcctattttactacctagatactgaaagaaaaaatttctaactCTTAAACTCCCTTGATATTTGagatatctttttattcttttttaaaaattattagttgttcaaaacattacaaagctcttgacatatttctttttttaataaacatttggaattttatttaaaaaaaaaatcacaaccatGAACATTGTTACAGTTAGAGGCCCTCTTGGTTCTCCACATTGATACTGAGCATGCTCACAGGGGTTCCCATTATTAAATCTTAGTtaaacaacaatttttaaaagaaggaaaaaaaactcatCACACTACCATTTAACTTGTTTTAATGTTTCTTCACAAATGGTGAAAAATACTAAAGTGCAGACAAGGAATAATCATAATGTTGTGGCCAACATTATAAATAtggaattataaatttaaaacattttctggtttaaaaaataaaattggtagtCAATGCAGCTCTGTGGGGTCTGTGTCTAGTAGGGCCGATCTCTGCGTTCCTGACGGTGGTTGCCTTTATCCATTTTTCCAGGTCCTCCACATccacctcttcttcctcccatcTGCTCCATTAAAGGTCCAGGGGGACCCCCTGGACCACCTCGTCTTCCTCCGCCAAAGCCACCTCGGTCCATGCCAAGGCCACCACGGAAGCCACCCCTGTCTGTGGAGACCAGGGCCACCTCTGAAGAGGCCACCTCTTCCTCCCCGCATGCCTCCAGGGCCACCTCTTCCAAGGTTACCACCTGGGGGTGGGAAGGGTGGTGGGAGAAAGCCCTCAGGCTTCAGGGCCTTACACTGGTTGCATTCTGTTCTCCAGGGGAAGTTCTGGTTTGCACAACCCGGATTGGGATATTGCCAGTCCCCAGCTCGGTGCTGGACGTTTCCTCCTCCAGAGAGATTCCCTCTGGAACCCCGTGGCCCTCTTGAGGGAAAActtcctctgtgtcctccatgGCCTCCCATGTGACCCATGGGTCCCCCAGGACCTCCTGGGCCACCTGGACCTCCACGGAGTGGTGGTGGCATCCCTCTGCCCTCAAGAGGTGGCTTGCCACCCCGCATGCTGTTCATGGGAGGCTTCTTTCGAGCAAGAGTGACTTTTAGTTTGCTTCCTTGAAAATCTTTTCCATCAAACCACTCCACAGCAGCCTTGGCAGTTGGCGGGTCTTCATAGGACACTGTGGCATCACCTTTGGGCTTTCCTGTTTCCTTGTCCATGTAGATGTGGATCATGGGTTGCCCAGTTCTCTTATTCATCTTAACAACCCCACACTGCTTAAAGAAATCTGCCAGATCATCAAGAGTCACATTGTCATTTAATCCTTGCACATAAACTGCACTGTTGTCAGAGTCTTCATCAGGATCTACTGGAGGGCCTAGATCAAGATCTGGTCCTTCATTCATGGGTCCTCCAGGCTTATTGAAGCCACCTCCGCTCTCCAGCGCTGCCCATTCCACTGCGTCCTCCTCCTCGCCCACCTCTGCTCATGCCTCCACAATCAAATCCCCCTCTTCCCCTGCCCCGGTTATCAGGGCCACTCATGCTCCGGTTCTCTCCTGGTCCCGAAAATCCTCCAGACTCCTGCCCATAAACACCCATGCTACTGGGGCGATCCTGTCGGAATGAACTCTGCTGCCCGTAGCTGCTGCTCTGTTGGCTATATTGACTTGGAGCCTGGCTGTAGGATTCAGTCTGGGGTGTAGTAACTAGTGGGAGGCTGTTGCCCATAGCTGCTTTGTTGACTATAGCTACTCTGCTGTCCATAGCTGCTCGGTTGCCCATAAGTGTTCTGCTGAGAGTAACTGCTCTGATCATAACTAGTCGGCTGTGTAGAGGAATAGCTGGTAGGAGGATAGGATGGAGGCGCGGTAACTGGCTGCAACTGGATAACTGGAGCTATCCCAGGAACCTGAGGATAACTGTAGTTACTCTGTCCGTATCCTAGGCTAGGCTGGTTATAACCCCCTGTGCTAGACTGAGGTTGACTAGTCTCAGCGGGCTTGTTACCATCCTGCGGTCTTGCAGGTGGAGTGGCTGCTGGCTGTTGCCCATAGCCAGGGTAAGCAGGCTGAGTCCCATATGCAGACTGGGCTGCATAGGAGGCCTGGGTGGTGGTGACAGTAGCAGTGGTGGTGTTATAAGCACCAGTGCCGTACCCCTGGACAGGCTGGCTGTATGCCTGGGGGGCAGTTGGGGTAGTATAACCAGTGGGAGGCTTTCCATAAGAAGTTGCATATGCAGTCTTCCCATAGGTGGTAGTGGTCTGAGCCTGGGTATAGCTGACATCAGTAGGCTGTCCATAAGTTCCATAGCTTTGTTGCCCATATGCCTGGGTGGTCTGTGCATATCCTTGAGTTGACTGGGCACTGTAAGCACTGTAGCCCTGCTGGGCTGCAACTTGGCTGTAGGTACTGTAATCTGTGGATGgcattttctctccttcctcctcattctctcagacatatcatatttcatacatttgattcaagcagattatgaactcccatttttaccccatatacatattgcagattcataTCCATTCCACATCCACATTTTTTCATACtaccatactagtgtctattgtattctgctgccctgcCTATCCTCTACAACCTCCCttacctcccctccccactcctcctatCTTCTATCTCAACCCCATCTACTGTTATTCATTTCTCTCtcgttttttcccctttcccctcacttcctcttatatgtaattttgtataacaatgagggtctcctttaccatgcaatttcccttctttctctctttccctccccccctctcgactctgtttaatggtgatcttcttctcatgctcttcctccctattcttttcttagttgctctccttatatcaaagatgacatttggatttgttttttagggattggctagcttctcTTAGCATAacctgctctagtgccatccatttccttgcaaattctatgattttgtcattttttagtgctgcgtaatactccataatgtataaatgccacatttttttatccattcatctattgaagggcatctaggttggttccacagtctagctattgtgaattgtgctgctgtgaacatcgatgtagcagtatccctatagtatgctcttttaaggtcttcactgaatagtctgagaagggggatagctgggtcaaatggtggttccattcccagctttcccaggaatctccatactgctttccaaattggccacaccaatttgcagtcccaccagcaatgtacaagtgtacccttttccccacatcctctccagcatttgttgttgtttgacttcataatggctgccaatcttactggagtgagatgatatcttagggtggttttgattggcatttctctgactgctagagatggtgagcattttttcatgtacttgttgattgattgtatgtcctcctctgtgaaatgtctgttcaggtcttggcacatttgttgattgggttatttggtatcttattgtttaattttttgagttgtttgtatattctggatattagggctctatctgaagtgtgagaagtaaaaatttgttcccatgatgtaggctccctatttacctttcttattgtttctcttgctgagaaaaaaacttttttagtttaagtaagtcccatttgttgattcttgttattaactcttgtgctatgggtgttctattaaaaaatttgaagcccgaccccacaatatgtagataggagccaacttttttcttctatcagacgcagagtctctgatttgatattaagctccttgatccattttgagttaacttttgttcagggcgagagaaggggattcagtttcattttgttgcaaaaggatttccagttttcccagcaccattg includes:
- the LOC144255829 gene encoding LOW QUALITY PROTEIN: RNA-binding protein EWS-like (The sequence of the model RefSeq protein was modified relative to this genomic sequence to represent the inferred CDS: inserted 2 bases in 1 codon; deleted 2 bases in 2 codons): MPSTDYSTYSQVAAQQGYSAYSAQSTQGYAQTTQAYGQQSYGTYGQPTDVSYTQAQTTTTYGKTAYATSYGKPPTGYTTPTAPQAYSQPVQGYGTGAYNTTTATVTTTQASYAAQSAYGTQPAYPGYGQQPAATPPARPQDGNKPAETSQPQSSTGGYNQPSLGYGQSNYSYPQVPGIAPVIQLQPVTAPPSYPPTSYSSTQPTSYDQSSYSQQNTYGQPSSYGQQSSYSQQSSYGQQPPTSYTPQTESYSQAPSQYSQQSSSYGQQSSFRQDRPSSMGVYGQESGGFSGPGENRSMSGPDNRGRGRGGFDCGGMSRGGRGGGRSGMGSAGERGGFNKPGGPMNEGPDLDLGPPVDPDEDSDNSAVYVQGLNDNVTLDDLADFFKQCGVVKMNKRTGQPMIHIYMDKETGKPKGDATVSYEDPPTAKAAVEWFDGKDFQGSKLKVTLARKKPPMNSMRGGKPPLEGRGMPPPLRGGPGGPGGPGGPMGHMGGHGGHRGSFPSRGPRGSRGNLSGGGNVQHRAGDWQYPNPGCANQNFPWRTECNQCGNLGRGGPGGMRGGRGGLFRGGPGXSTDRGGFRGGLGMDRGGFGGGRRGGPGGPPGPLMEQMGGRRGGCGGPGKMDKGNHRQERRDRPY